The Mycolicibacterium smegmatis genome has a window encoding:
- a CDS encoding amidohydrolase family protein: MDEIAAVRSIWSDLGLPGLIDVHTHFMPKNVMDKVWQYFDSQGPLIGREWPITYRADEQQRLATLREFGVRRFSSLVYPHKPDMATWLNQWAREFARNTPDCLSTATFYPEEQAGRYVAEAIDAGTQIFKAHIQVGAYDPNDPLLDEVWGMVEDAVVPVVIHCGSGPAPGEYTGPERVEKLLTRHPRLVLIIAHMGMPEYSEFLDLTERFDGVRLDTTMAFTPFSEAMMPFPPADRARLYDLGERILFGSDFPNIPYGYADALRHTVDLPGIDDTWRRNVLHDNAARLFGVASR; this comes from the coding sequence AACGTCATGGACAAGGTCTGGCAGTACTTCGACAGCCAGGGCCCGCTGATCGGCCGGGAGTGGCCGATCACCTACCGCGCCGACGAACAACAGCGCCTGGCGACGCTGCGCGAGTTCGGGGTCCGCCGGTTCTCGTCGCTGGTGTACCCGCACAAACCGGATATGGCCACGTGGCTCAACCAGTGGGCGCGCGAGTTCGCGCGCAACACGCCGGACTGCCTCTCGACCGCGACGTTCTACCCCGAAGAGCAGGCCGGGCGCTACGTCGCCGAGGCGATCGACGCGGGCACGCAGATCTTCAAGGCGCACATCCAGGTCGGCGCGTACGACCCCAACGACCCGTTGCTGGACGAGGTGTGGGGCATGGTCGAGGACGCGGTGGTCCCGGTGGTGATCCACTGCGGTTCCGGTCCGGCGCCGGGTGAGTACACCGGACCGGAACGGGTCGAGAAACTGCTGACCCGCCATCCGCGCCTGGTGCTGATCATCGCGCACATGGGAATGCCCGAGTACAGCGAATTCCTGGACCTGACCGAGAGATTCGACGGGGTCCGGCTCGACACCACGATGGCGTTCACGCCGTTCTCCGAGGCCATGATGCCGTTCCCGCCCGCCGATCGGGCACGGTTGTACGACCTGGGCGAGCGCATCCTGTTCGGTAGCGACTTCCCCAACATCCCGTACGGCTACGCCGACGCGCTGCGGCACACCGTCGATCTGCCGGGCATCGACGACACGTGGCGCCGCAACGTCCTGCACGACAACGCCGCACGGCTGTTCGGCGTGGCGTCCCGGTAG